In a single window of the Melissococcus plutonius ATCC 35311 genome:
- a CDS encoding sugar phosphate isomerase/epimerase family protein, giving the protein MVDSVRMMTEEAEKYGVIVGIEPGINHPLYDLAHTKALIEAVDSSNLGIILDPSNLIRPTTYLEYNKIIEEAFQLFGSKIVAIHLKDFISNEKKELTMTNIGDGKMNIEETITQIQHLKPYIYIILEGTTGNKIQTARDKIINSY; this is encoded by the coding sequence GTGGTTGATTCAGTAAGAATGATGACAGAAGAGGCAGAAAAATATGGGGTAATTGTTGGAATTGAACCAGGAATTAACCATCCACTCTATGATTTGGCTCATACAAAAGCACTCATCGAGGCTGTCGATTCTTCAAATTTAGGCATTATTTTAGATCCTTCTAATTTAATCCGACCTACAACCTATTTAGAATACAATAAGATTATTGAAGAGGCGTTTCAACTTTTTGGTTCAAAAATTGTTGCTATTCATTTGAAGGACTTTATTAGTAATGAAAAAAAAGAATTAACAATGACCAATATTGGTGATGGCAAAATGAATATTGAAGAAACAATTACCCAAATACAGCATTTAAAGCCATATATTTACATAATTTTAGAAGGAACGACAGGAAATAAGATTCAAACAGCTAGGGATAAAATTATCAATAGCTATTAA
- the rhaD gene encoding rhamnulose-1-phosphate aldolase, producing the protein MKKIDVLQSFFVKEMIEVTANLYRLGWDERNGGNISYLLTEEEILPFVDPNHYLRKIPIEFDEIALEGKYFLVTGSGKYFKNIATTPAENIGLVCIVDRGASLAVLWGLENNTMPTSELPSHFMSHIARLEVDPENRIIMHNHANHLLAMTFTHELTEKAFTRTLWQMCTECLVVFPEGISIIPWMVPGTNEIGQATAEKMKRTRLVIWPHHGVYGAGKSMDEVFGLIETAEKAAQTYTYVCAQGPILQTISDENLQKLADSFGVVPRSGYLDQAISIASDNKVYN; encoded by the coding sequence ATGAAAAAAATAGATGTATTACAATCATTTTTTGTTAAAGAAATGATCGAAGTAACGGCTAATTTATACCGTTTAGGTTGGGATGAGAGAAATGGAGGAAATATTTCCTATTTATTGACGGAAGAAGAAATTCTACCGTTTGTTGATCCTAATCACTATTTAAGGAAAATCCCTATCGAATTTGATGAAATAGCATTAGAAGGGAAATATTTTTTGGTAACAGGTTCTGGAAAATATTTTAAAAATATTGCTACTACACCTGCAGAAAATATAGGATTAGTTTGCATCGTAGATAGGGGAGCATCATTAGCAGTCTTATGGGGATTGGAAAATAATACAATGCCTACTAGTGAGTTACCAAGCCATTTTATGAGTCATATTGCACGTTTAGAAGTAGATCCAGAAAATCGAATTATTATGCATAATCATGCTAACCACCTATTAGCCATGACTTTCACGCATGAATTAACAGAAAAAGCTTTTACCCGAACACTTTGGCAAATGTGTACAGAATGTTTAGTTGTCTTTCCAGAAGGTATCAGTATTATTCCTTGGATGGTACCTGGGACAAATGAAATTGGACAAGCAACAGCAGAAAAGATGAAAAGAACGCGTTTGGTTATTTGGCCACATCATGGTGTATATGGTGCAGGTAAAAGTATGGATGAAGTATTTGGATTAATTGAAACAGCAGAAAAAGCTGCACAAACATATACCTATGTATGTGCTCAGGGGCCAATTTTACAAACCATTTCAGATGAGAATTTACAAAAATTGGCGGATAGCTTTGGTGTTGTACCAAGAAGTGGGTATTTAGATCAAGCTATTTCTATCGCTAGCGATAACAAGGTTTATAACTAA
- a CDS encoding MFS transporter, producing the protein MVNKQHTVKWYNYFSYGIVDFLGAGSTALTGAWLLFFYTTFCGLTATEGATIFASARVIDAIASPLMEIITDNFHKTALGRKFGRRKFFILLGIPFVFNYVLFWISNQSFIYYLVTYIAFDLIYTMILVPYETLASEMTQDYHKRSIFSGMRLFCGQISAFFAAFIPGRLISLLGKNNANSFFYAASIFAFTFIFILILLYLFTWERPIDEIEPITIKQQKKKSPLHFLINFKKSISIYFLLSVSVHLGFIFSCI; encoded by the coding sequence ATGGTGAATAAGCAACATACAGTTAAATGGTATAATTATTTTTCTTATGGCATTGTTGATTTTTTGGGTGCTGGTTCAACCGCCCTAACAGGTGCTTGGTTATTATTCTTCTACACCACTTTTTGTGGATTAACGGCTACCGAAGGAGCCACAATCTTTGCTAGCGCTCGGGTTATTGATGCAATTGCCAGTCCTTTGATGGAAATTATTACAGATAATTTTCATAAAACAGCATTAGGTCGTAAATTTGGTCGTAGAAAATTTTTTATTTTATTAGGTATTCCCTTTGTATTTAATTATGTTTTATTTTGGATTAGTAATCAATCCTTTATTTATTACTTGGTTACATATATCGCTTTTGATCTTATTTACACAATGATTTTAGTTCCTTATGAAACACTGGCATCTGAAATGACACAGGACTATCATAAGCGATCAATTTTTTCAGGTATGCGCTTATTCTGTGGACAAATTTCTGCTTTTTTTGCAGCTTTTATTCCTGGTCGTTTAATTTCTTTATTAGGCAAAAACAATGCCAATTCTTTTTTCTATGCTGCAAGTATCTTTGCCTTTACTTTCATTTTTATTTTAATTCTTCTCTATTTATTTACATGGGAACGTCCAATAGATGAGATTGAGCCAATTACAATAAAACAACAAAAAAAGAAGAGTCCTCTTCACTTCTTGATAAATTTCAAAAAATCTATCTCGATTTATTTTCTACTTTCCGTATCCGTTCATTTAGGATTCATATTCTCATGTATTTAG
- a CDS encoding sugar kinase, with translation MAKIVTLGEIMLRLATEVGTRLSETHSFQAIYGGGEANVAISLANFGHETFFVSKVPDNALGEGVKKHLNCYQVNTDYLLFGGERLGSYYMEAGVGERAANVVYDRKYSSFSEMKTVEWSLTPLFEQANILHLSGITPALSSTWETLILEIVSLAKKNQMKISFDVNYRGKLWNQEVAGNFLKKILPVVDYCSMGTLDAIYLLKIPAYQGNEEELIYYYQEIRKRYPNIQVLYSTKRKVLSASENHLIGTLWINDHYYESTLHEMLPIVDRVGGGDAFSAGILHGIISNYDPNRLVEFATTASALKHTIHGDCNQFTVTEVEAIMAAGSGKIIR, from the coding sequence ATGGCAAAAATTGTTACTTTAGGAGAAATTATGCTACGCCTAGCAACTGAAGTTGGTACCCGCTTGTCTGAAACTCATTCGTTTCAGGCAATTTATGGGGGAGGGGAAGCAAACGTTGCGATTTCTCTAGCAAATTTTGGACATGAAACTTTTTTTGTTAGTAAAGTTCCTGATAACGCTTTAGGAGAAGGCGTTAAAAAACATTTAAATTGCTATCAAGTGAATACCGATTATTTATTGTTTGGTGGAGAACGCTTAGGTAGTTATTATATGGAAGCTGGCGTGGGTGAGCGGGCCGCAAATGTTGTTTATGATCGAAAATATTCAAGTTTTTCAGAAATGAAAACGGTAGAATGGTCGTTGACACCACTTTTTGAGCAGGCAAATATACTACACTTATCAGGAATTACACCAGCTTTATCTAGCACCTGGGAAACGCTAATTTTGGAAATTGTTTCATTGGCTAAAAAAAATCAGATGAAAATCAGTTTTGATGTTAATTATCGTGGTAAATTGTGGAATCAAGAAGTAGCTGGAAATTTCTTAAAGAAAATTTTACCGGTTGTCGATTATTGTTCAATGGGAACCTTAGATGCTATTTATCTTCTAAAAATTCCTGCTTATCAGGGAAACGAAGAAGAGTTGATCTATTACTATCAAGAAATTAGAAAACGTTACCCTAATATTCAGGTACTTTATTCGACAAAGCGAAAAGTTCTTTCTGCTAGTGAAAATCATTTAATCGGAACACTATGGATAAATGATCATTATTATGAATCAACACTCCATGAAATGCTACCTATTGTAGATCGGGTAGGTGGCGGTGATGCTTTTTCAGCAGGGATCCTTCATGGGATTATTAGTAATTATGATCCTAATCGGTTGGTTGAATTTGCTACAACGGCATCTGCATTAAAACATACGATTCATGGCGATTGTAATCAGTTTACAGTAACAGAGGTAGAAGCAATTATGGCTGCTGGTTCTGGAAAAATAATTAGATAG
- the kduI gene encoding 5-dehydro-4-deoxy-D-glucuronate isomerase — protein MQSQNMEVRYTHSPEDIRHYSTEQLRKEFLVEKVFVPGEINLTYTHNDRMIFGGVVPTSTALEIKLDKELGVTYFLERRELGVINIGGAGFIEIDGQKESMKKQDGYYIGKETKHVIFSSEDAKNPAKFYISSAPAHKKYPNVKISIDNIKPMETGENFTLNERKIYQYIHPNICESCQLQMGYTMLAPGSSWNTMPCHTHERRMESYVYFDMAEDTRIFHMMGKPDETKHLVMSTEQAVISPSWSVHTGVGTSNYTFIWAMCGENITYGDMDVVPMEELK, from the coding sequence ATGCAAAGTCAAAATATGGAAGTCCGTTATACACACAGTCCAGAAGATATTCGTCATTATTCAACAGAACAATTACGAAAAGAATTTTTAGTTGAGAAGGTCTTTGTACCAGGTGAGATTAATTTAACTTATACGCATAATGATCGTATGATTTTTGGTGGTGTTGTTCCAACAAGCACTGCGCTTGAGATTAAGCTAGATAAAGAATTAGGAGTTACCTATTTTTTAGAGCGGCGGGAATTAGGAGTCATTAATATTGGCGGTGCTGGGTTCATTGAGATTGATGGTCAAAAAGAATCAATGAAAAAACAAGATGGTTATTATATTGGTAAAGAAACCAAACATGTCATTTTTTCATCAGAAGATGCTAAGAATCCAGCAAAATTTTATATCAGCTCAGCTCCTGCTCATAAAAAATATCCAAATGTAAAAATTTCAATCGATAATATTAAACCTATGGAAACAGGTGAAAATTTCACATTAAATGAACGAAAGATTTATCAATATATTCATCCAAATATTTGTGAAAGTTGCCAATTACAAATGGGATATACCATGCTAGCACCTGGCAGTTCCTGGAATACAATGCCATGTCATACCCATGAAAGACGGATGGAATCTTATGTTTACTTCGATATGGCAGAGGATACACGCATTTTTCACATGATGGGTAAGCCTGATGAAACAAAACATCTAGTCATGAGTACTGAACAAGCCGTCATTTCACCTAGCTGGTCAGTTCATACAGGTGTTGGAACGAGTAATTATACTTTTATTTGGGCAATGTGTGGAGAAAACATTACCTATGGTGATATGGATGTTGTACCAATGGAAGAATTAAAATAA
- the rhaA gene encoding L-rhamnose isomerase, with product MTSIKQRYEEAKETYQTIGVNTDEVLKRLDEVKISMNVWQGDDIKGFLSDEELSGGISVTGNYPGVARTPKELRQDLEKAYQMIPGKHKLNLHAIYLDTDEKVDLNEIEPKHFKPWVDWAKKQELGLDFNPTFFSHPMFKDGFTLAHPNNEVRDFWIEHGKRSRKIAEYFGEALGQVCVNNFWVPDGYKDSPIDRLTPRRHLMEALDEIFSEDMNPDYTLDAVESKLFGIGLEAYTVGSHEFYMGYGLTRGKLICMDAGHFHPTEVISNKLSAVALFSKGIFLHVSRPMRWDSDHVVIMDDELQEIGRELVRNNLLQKAHIGLDFFDATINRVAAWVIGTRNTQKAVLKAMLEPTDYLKKVELEMDFTTRLAMVEELKDYPFADVWNYYCELKGVPVGLNWLNEIQDYEKNVLSLRS from the coding sequence ATGACAAGTATTAAACAAAGATATGAGGAAGCAAAAGAAACTTATCAAACAATTGGTGTAAACACTGATGAGGTACTGAAACGTTTAGATGAAGTAAAAATTTCGATGAACGTTTGGCAGGGAGATGATATTAAAGGATTTTTAAGTGATGAAGAATTATCAGGTGGTATTTCGGTTACAGGAAATTATCCAGGAGTTGCTAGAACACCAAAAGAACTCCGTCAAGACTTGGAAAAAGCTTATCAAATGATTCCTGGTAAGCATAAACTTAATCTACATGCTATTTATTTAGATACAGATGAAAAGGTCGATTTAAATGAGATTGAACCAAAACACTTTAAACCATGGGTTGATTGGGCAAAAAAACAAGAATTGGGACTAGACTTCAATCCTACATTTTTTTCTCATCCAATGTTTAAAGATGGGTTTACGCTTGCTCATCCTAACAACGAAGTTCGAGATTTCTGGATTGAACATGGAAAACGATCAAGAAAGATTGCAGAATATTTTGGTGAAGCATTAGGACAAGTGTGTGTGAATAATTTTTGGGTGCCAGATGGGTATAAGGATAGCCCAATTGATCGATTAACACCACGTAGACACCTAATGGAAGCCCTCGATGAAATTTTTTCAGAAGATATGAATCCAGATTACACATTAGATGCCGTAGAAAGTAAATTATTTGGTATCGGTTTAGAAGCCTATACAGTTGGCTCACATGAATTTTACATGGGATACGGATTAACAAGAGGAAAATTAATTTGTATGGATGCTGGTCATTTTCATCCGACAGAAGTTATTTCAAATAAACTTTCAGCCGTAGCTTTATTTAGTAAAGGGATTTTTCTACATGTCAGTCGACCAATGCGTTGGGATAGTGATCATGTTGTTATTATGGATGATGAATTGCAAGAAATTGGCCGTGAATTAGTGCGTAATAATTTATTACAAAAAGCGCATATTGGATTAGATTTCTTCGATGCAACAATTAATCGAGTGGCAGCATGGGTTATAGGTACAAGAAATACACAGAAAGCTGTTCTTAAAGCGATGCTTGAACCAACAGATTATCTGAAGAAAGTAGAACTTGAAATGGATTTTACAACACGATTAGCAATGGTAGAAGAATTAAAAGACTATCCGTTTGCTGATGTTTGGAATTATTATTGTGAATTAAAAGGTGTACCGGTTGGATTAAATTGGTTAAATGAAATACAAGATTATGAGAAAAATGTATTAAGCTTACGTAGTTAA
- a CDS encoding IclR family transcriptional regulator, translating to MSEKPYGTVLIKAAKILDFLVDHPNSSLYTIAQATTLTSPTTSKILDTLILIGYVKKSPAKKFSIGTRLIRYANQNLEQLDLLETTQPFLEKLQQEIDETIHLGILNTNEILYVNKLEPKNQTIRMSSKIGITRPLYNSAMGKAVLSNYTEEAINDYLAMTELIAYTENTITNPLKLKKELADIKKLQVAFDDEEVEKDIFCIGASIQNQDAILGAFSISIPKYRLSEETKQKIIQQMIITKEKIENAL from the coding sequence ATGAGCGAAAAGCCTTATGGCACTGTATTAATTAAAGCAGCAAAAATTTTAGATTTTTTAGTCGACCATCCAAATAGTTCACTTTATACAATTGCTCAAGCAACTACTTTAACTTCACCGACAACATCAAAAATTTTAGATACGCTCATTTTAATTGGCTATGTAAAAAAAAGTCCAGCAAAAAAATTTTCAATTGGAACTCGTCTAATTAGATATGCAAATCAAAATTTAGAACAATTGGATTTACTTGAAACTACACAACCTTTTTTAGAGAAGTTGCAACAGGAGATTGATGAAACGATTCATTTAGGCATTTTAAACACCAATGAAATTTTATATGTTAACAAACTTGAGCCAAAAAATCAAACGATTAGAATGTCCTCAAAAATTGGTATTACACGTCCATTGTACAACTCTGCAATGGGCAAGGCTGTTTTAAGTAATTATACAGAAGAGGCAATTAATGATTATTTAGCAATGACTGAATTAATCGCTTATACAGAAAATACCATTACCAATCCCTTAAAACTAAAAAAAGAATTAGCCGATATTAAAAAATTACAAGTAGCTTTTGATGATGAAGAAGTAGAAAAGGATATTTTTTGTATTGGTGCATCAATCCAAAATCAAGATGCCATTTTAGGTGCATTTAGTATTAGTATTCCTAAATATCGATTAAGTGAAGAAACAAAGCAGAAAATCATTCAGCAAATGATTATTACCAAGGAAAAGATAGAGAATGCTTTATAG
- a CDS encoding peptide MFS transporter, which translates to MNDNQSDGSFLGQPKGLSTLFFTEMWERFSYYGMRAILLYYIYDTVANGGLGFPKETGLSIMSIYGSMVFMSSIIGGWISDRWLGSQKTVFFGGLFIMIGHIVLATPFGVSALFVSIFFIVIGTGMLKPNVSDMVGHLYSKTDLRRDSGFSIFYMGINIGALVAPLVVGTLGQEYNYHLGFSIAAIGMFFGLVQFYYKSKTTLAGIGLEPTNPMTNQEKKRFGMILLGVLVFAAIVFGGAAFMSKLTVDFFITIISILGILLPIYYFIKMLTAKNVTPDEKTKVMAYIPLFLAAIVFWSLEEQGSSILALFAADRTRHHLFGIPIAASWFQSLNPVFVVILTPVFVTLWTKLGKHQPSTVVKFALGLIFAGLAYVLLMFPGLLYGTNHKVSPLWLIISFFVIIVGEMCLSPVGLSVTTKLAPKAFEAQTVAIWLLADAASQATNAQIARFYTPHTESAYFGTIGIIAVVVGILLILVKKPIKRLMGSIN; encoded by the coding sequence ATGAACGACAATCAGTCAGATGGGTCATTTTTGGGACAACCAAAAGGACTATCAACATTGTTCTTTACAGAAATGTGGGAACGATTTAGTTATTATGGAATGCGAGCAATTTTACTTTATTACATCTATGATACGGTGGCAAATGGCGGCTTAGGATTTCCTAAAGAAACTGGTCTTTCCATTATGTCCATTTATGGATCAATGGTATTCATGTCAAGTATCATTGGCGGATGGATTTCTGATCGCTGGTTAGGTTCACAAAAAACTGTTTTCTTCGGCGGTTTGTTTATCATGATCGGGCATATCGTTTTGGCAACACCATTTGGCGTCTCTGCATTGTTTGTCTCAATCTTCTTTATTGTTATTGGAACAGGGATGTTAAAACCAAACGTTTCTGACATGGTCGGTCATCTTTATTCAAAAACAGACCTTAGAAGAGATTCTGGATTTTCAATTTTTTATATGGGTATCAACATTGGTGCATTGGTCGCTCCTCTTGTCGTTGGTACATTGGGTCAAGAGTATAATTATCATTTAGGCTTTTCAATTGCTGCTATTGGTATGTTTTTCGGTTTAGTTCAATTCTATTATAAATCCAAAACTACATTAGCAGGAATTGGCTTAGAACCTACAAACCCAATGACAAATCAGGAAAAGAAAAGATTTGGAATGATTCTTTTAGGTGTTCTTGTTTTTGCAGCCATTGTCTTTGGTGGTGCTGCTTTCATGAGTAAGTTAACTGTTGATTTCTTTATCACTATTATCAGTATTTTAGGTATTTTGTTACCTATTTATTATTTCATTAAAATGTTAACTGCTAAGAATGTAACACCAGATGAAAAAACCAAGGTTATGGCTTATATTCCTCTTTTCTTAGCTGCTATTGTTTTTTGGTCATTAGAAGAACAAGGATCATCAATTTTAGCGTTATTTGCAGCTGATCGAACAAGACATCATTTATTTGGTATTCCAATTGCTGCTAGTTGGTTCCAATCATTAAATCCTGTTTTTGTTGTTATATTAACACCCGTTTTTGTTACACTTTGGACAAAATTAGGTAAGCATCAGCCTTCAACCGTTGTTAAATTTGCATTAGGATTGATTTTTGCTGGTTTGGCTTATGTTTTATTGATGTTCCCTGGTCTTTTATATGGAACAAACCATAAAGTAAGTCCTTTATGGTTAATCATTAGTTTCTTTGTTATTATTGTAGGTGAAATGTGTCTTTCTCCTGTGGGACTGTCTGTTACAACAAAACTTGCACCAAAAGCTTTTGAAGCTCAAACTGTAGCCATTTGGCTATTAGCAGATGCAGCTTCACAAGCAACCAATGCACAAATTGCTCGTTTTTATACACCACACACAGAATCAGCATATTTTGGTACAATAGGAATTATTGCTGTGGTTGTCGGTATATTATTAATACTTGTTAAAAAACCAATCAAACGATTGATGGGTTCAATTAATTAG
- a CDS encoding AraC family transcriptional regulator — protein MNYWERGDHSWSEDSLRFIHTPTQKSQELFYYIQEIGHFKARKPYYTERANLPSFLIKYTLSGTGTLIYNENQYSIKPGDIFFIDCQQYQYYKTTSEKPWEMCWLHFNGANTQAFYQEFIKNGTNVFHTNNNHIYLIIQNLLRLEHGQSAQTDFLVSLSIHELLNELIIQKQELDFKTKDIPTYIVCLKDYLDVHFKDKITLMKLEKQYNINKYQLTKEFSRYIGIPPIEYHIANKITYSKDLLRSSDATIKMIALEIGIENVAYFSRLFKQKTGLTPSQYRKIG, from the coding sequence ATCAACTATTGGGAACGTGGTGATCATTCTTGGAGTGAAGATTCTTTGCGATTTATTCATACGCCAACACAAAAAAGTCAGGAATTATTTTATTATATCCAAGAAATTGGGCACTTTAAAGCAAGAAAACCTTATTATACAGAAAGAGCAAATTTACCCTCATTTTTAATAAAATACACCTTATCAGGAACCGGAACACTGATTTATAACGAAAATCAATATTCCATTAAGCCAGGAGATATTTTTTTCATTGATTGTCAACAATATCAATATTATAAAACGACTAGCGAGAAGCCTTGGGAAATGTGTTGGCTTCATTTTAATGGTGCAAATACACAAGCTTTTTACCAAGAATTCATTAAAAATGGTACAAATGTTTTTCATACAAATAACAATCATATCTATTTAATTATACAAAATTTATTACGGCTGGAACATGGCCAGTCGGCACAGACAGACTTTTTGGTCTCTTTATCTATTCATGAATTGTTGAATGAATTGATTATTCAAAAACAGGAATTAGATTTTAAAACAAAAGATATTCCGACTTATATTGTTTGCCTAAAAGATTACTTAGATGTCCATTTTAAAGATAAAATCACCTTAATGAAATTAGAAAAACAATATAATATTAACAAATATCAATTAACAAAAGAATTCTCCAGATATATTGGTATTCCACCAATTGAATATCATATCGCAAATAAAATTACTTATTCGAAAGACCTATTACGTTCCTCAGATGCTACGATTAAAATGATCGCTCTAGAAATTGGTATTGAAAACGTTGCTTATTTCAGTCGATTATTCAAACAAAAAACTGGATTAACTCCAAGTCAATATCGAAAAATTGGTTAA
- the proC gene encoding pyrroline-5-carboxylate reductase, protein MIGIIGAGQMGGALIKRFIHSSKFSAKDILVKGGKSNTAKKLQEELQFNLTDTLNDFEDCQMIILATNNASILSVLTDLGDRIKEKQIPILSVAAGVSLKDMQEIMGEMYPLAHCIPNTPVQVNEGILAITYVETIESEKKQTMQAILSVLGRIVEVPEIQLDIFGTIAGCGPAFVDVFIEALSDAAVLNGMPRAISYEIAAQMMKGTAELALKTNQHPGELKDSVTSPGGTTIKGIVALEKNGFRHAVIDGINEIMK, encoded by the coding sequence ATGATTGGAATTATTGGTGCAGGTCAAATGGGTGGTGCATTGATTAAGAGATTCATCCATTCAAGTAAATTTAGTGCAAAAGATATCTTGGTAAAAGGTGGAAAAAGTAACACAGCTAAAAAGCTGCAAGAAGAATTACAATTTAATCTTACAGACACACTAAATGATTTTGAAGATTGCCAGATGATCATTCTAGCGACAAATAATGCTAGCATTTTATCTGTTTTAACAGATTTGGGAGATAGAATAAAGGAAAAACAAATTCCAATTCTTTCGGTAGCTGCTGGTGTATCACTTAAGGATATGCAAGAAATTATGGGAGAAATGTATCCTTTAGCTCACTGTATTCCTAATACGCCTGTTCAGGTAAATGAAGGGATCCTAGCAATTACCTATGTTGAGACAATTGAGAGTGAAAAGAAACAAACAATGCAAGCTATTTTATCAGTATTAGGAAGGATTGTTGAAGTACCAGAAATACAATTGGACATCTTTGGAACCATAGCAGGCTGTGGACCAGCTTTTGTTGATGTATTTATAGAAGCACTATCTGATGCTGCAGTTTTAAATGGCATGCCACGAGCAATTTCTTATGAAATTGCAGCTCAAATGATGAAGGGAACTGCCGAGTTAGCACTAAAAACAAATCAGCATCCCGGTGAATTGAAAGACAGTGTCACTTCTCCTGGCGGAACAACGATCAAAGGTATAGTTGCATTAGAAAAAAATGGCTTCCGTCATGCAGTAATTGATGGTATTAATGAAATTATGAAGTAG
- a CDS encoding LysM peptidoglycan-binding domain-containing protein: MRSLNTILLGTTLAAGIGLCLGTSNAHADSVYTVQSGDTLSSISQKFNGDSQLIQQIARDNSISNLNMIYKGQQLTIKTTNEIRETQTAPTNTVVELQPVITEEPVVQNQSTASTPVTTNTSSAKEWLAQRESGGSYSAMNGRYIGKYQLDASYLNGDYSPENQERVADNYITQRYGSWEGAQAFWQANGWY, from the coding sequence ATGAGATCACTAAATACGATTTTATTAGGAACAACACTAGCAGCAGGGATTGGTTTATGTTTGGGAACATCAAATGCACATGCAGACAGTGTCTATACCGTACAATCAGGTGATACCTTATCCAGTATCTCTCAAAAATTTAATGGAGATAGTCAACTGATTCAACAAATTGCCAGAGATAATAGCATTTCTAATCTTAATATGATTTATAAAGGGCAACAGTTGACAATTAAAACAACAAATGAAATAAGAGAAACGCAAACAGCACCAACAAACACTGTTGTGGAACTACAACCAGTTATAACGGAAGAACCAGTTGTACAAAATCAGTCAACGGCATCTACTCCGGTAACAACGAATACCAGTTCTGCTAAGGAATGGTTAGCCCAAAGAGAATCGGGCGGATCATACAGTGCAATGAACGGCAGATATATCGGAAAATACCAGTTAGATGCTTCTTATTTAAATGGTGATTACTCACCAGAAAATCAAGAGAGAGTGGCTGATAATTATATAACACAACGTTATGGCTCTTGGGAAGGTGCACAAGCCTTTTGGCAGGCAAATGGTTGGTATTAA
- a CDS encoding gluconate 5-dehydrogenase yields the protein MAFSMDEFNLNGKIALITGATYGIGFEIASALATAGATIVYNDLDEEKVQKGKAAYEAVNIDAHGYVCNVTDEQAVQAMVQQIQAEVGTIDILVNNAGIIKRIPMLDMSADEYRQVIDVDLNAPFIVSKAVIPAMIEKGAGKIINICSMMSELGRETVSAYASAKGGLKMLTKNIAAEFGEYNIQCNGIGPGYIETPQTEPIRVDGHPFNEFILGKTPAHRWGKTSDLAGPAVFLASDASNFINGHILYVDGGILASLGKQPE from the coding sequence ATGGCATTTAGTATGGATGAATTTAATTTAAATGGCAAAATTGCTCTTATTACTGGTGCAACTTATGGCATTGGCTTTGAAATAGCTAGTGCTTTGGCAACGGCTGGTGCAACGATTGTTTATAATGATTTGGATGAAGAAAAAGTTCAAAAAGGAAAAGCTGCTTATGAAGCGGTAAATATTGATGCACACGGCTATGTCTGTAACGTTACGGATGAACAAGCTGTTCAAGCAATGGTACAACAAATTCAGGCAGAAGTTGGTACCATTGATATATTGGTGAATAATGCCGGTATTATCAAGCGTATTCCTATGCTTGATATGTCCGCAGATGAATATCGTCAGGTGATTGATGTTGATTTAAATGCACCATTTATTGTTTCCAAAGCAGTGATTCCAGCAATGATTGAAAAAGGGGCAGGAAAAATTATTAATATCTGTTCAATGATGAGTGAATTAGGTCGGGAAACTGTTAGTGCCTATGCATCTGCTAAAGGCGGCCTAAAAATGCTAACAAAAAATATTGCTGCAGAATTTGGCGAATACAATATTCAATGTAATGGCATTGGCCCAGGTTATATTGAAACACCGCAAACTGAACCTATTCGAGTAGATGGACATCCATTCAATGAATTTATTTTAGGAAAAACACCTGCTCATCGTTGGGGAAAAACTTCCGATCTAGCGGGTCCAGCAGTCTTTCTAGCTTCAGATGCTTCTAATTTTATTAATGGTCATATTCTTTATGTGGACGGTGGCATCCTAGCTTCACTTGGAAAACAACCAGAATAA